The DNA sequence GGCCGCACTTGTTCCGGACGAATATGGGATGGATGTCGTCGGCCCAGGTGACGCCGGGCAGGGCCCCGACCTGGACGAGATAGGGCCGCGGGGGCGCCTGCTCTGCCTCCCCGTGCTCCTCGTGCTGAGGCAGGGCGGGGCCGGCCAGAAGCAGGGCAGCGGCAAGGAGCGCCAATATGAGGGGTTTTCTTTTCGTCGTCGGCTCAATCACGAGGTTGCCGGCCGGTTGACACGTGGCTCCCGGACTATGGCGTGCCCTGGGGCTTGTAGTACATGAGCTCCCGTGCGTACGAGCCAACCTCCTGCTCGAAAGAGGACGCCTCTTCGTCCGTCATGGGCTCGAACCTCTCGGCAAACCGCACGTTTTCCACAAGCTGGGCCGTGTCGTCGCAGCCCACCACCACGGTGCTCACCGGCTGGGAGAGGGCATAGCGCATGAAGGGCTCCATACTCTCGAACCAGGGGAGCCCGGAGACCAGCCCCCTCAGGTAGACCTTCATGCCGATGACGCCCACGTTGCTCCGCCGGGCGAAAGGCAGGACGTCGGCCAGGAAGCTCCGGTAGGCGTGCTCTGCGGGGTTGACGGGGATGAGGACCGTGTCGAAGTCGAACCCCTTCAGGCATGCGAGAACGACCGCCGGGTCGTGATGCCCGGTCACTCCCACAAAACGCACGAGACCCTGCCGGCGCGCCTCGGCGAAGGCCTCCAGGGCTCCGCCCGGGGCCAGAACCCGGTCGACCTCCTCCATGCTCCGCATGTCGTGGAGCTGCCAGAGGTCCAGGTAATCGGTCCTCATGCTCCCGAGCGTCGTCTCCAGGTGCTCCCGGGCCTCTTTCGCCTCGCGGGCGTGCGACTTGCTGGCCAGGAAGACCTCGCTGCGGCGCTCCCCCAGGGCCTTGCCGTAGTAGCTCTCGCTTCCCAGGTACGCGCGGGCCGACTCCATGTAGGTGATGCCCATGTCCAGGGCCCGCGCTATCAACTCCCTGGCCTCGGGCTCGTAACCGTAGGTCCTCAGGACCCCCTCCCCGCCCAGGCCCAGGATGCCGACCTCCCGGCCCGTCTTTCCCAAGGGCCTCATGCCCAGTGCCATGGACAGATTGTATCAGAGGCCTTCGGGCTTGTGAAGAACACCGGGATTTCCGGGGCCGTCCGGACGGCCCGAAGCAATCCCGATGGTTTCCATTTGCTTTTTCCTCAGGTAGCTGATAGACTAAAAGAGCAAATCGAGTTCGCGTGGGAGTTGTGAGGAGAGTGGGAGTTCCCACTCTTTTGTTTTTCTATGGAAGCATTGCAGAAGAAGCTCTTTGAGCTTGCCGAAGAGGTGGCCCTCACGCTGGGCGTGGAGGTGGAGGACGTGGAGCTCCTGGGAAAGGGCACAAGAAGGCTCCTCCGGGTCACGCTGGACAGGCCCGGCGGCATCACCATCGATGACTGCGAGGTCTTCAGCCGGGACTACGGAGCCCTGCTTGACGTGGAAGACCCCATCGAGGGGCACTATACCCTGGAGGTGTCCTCCCCCGGCCTGGACAGGCCGCTCAGGACGCGCGGGCACTACGACAAGAGCGTGGGGAAGCTCGTCCGCGTCGTCACGCGCGAGAAGGTGGACGGCGAGACGCTCCTTATCGGGCGCCTCAAGGACGTCCTCGCGGACCGCATCGTGCTCGCCCTGCCCGGCGGAGACAGGGAAGTGCACTTTGACAACATAAAGAAAGCCAGGCTTGAGGTGGAACTGTGATGTCCAAGGAAATTATCCAGGTCATCGACCAGATAAGCAGGGAGAAAGGCGTCTCCAGGGATGTCCTTCTGGGGGCCATCGAGTCGGCCCTCCTGTCGGCCGCCCGGAAGCGCTACGGCGGAAGGGAGAACATCCACATCCGGCTGGACGAGGAGACCTTCGGCATGCACCTGTACGAGACCAAGACGGTGACGGACGAGGTGGAGGACCCGGATACCGAGGTCTCCGTGCAGGACGCGGCGAAGCTGGACCCCCAGGCCGGCGTGGGCGACACCGTGGAGGTTCCCCTGGACGTAAAGGACTTCGGGCGCATCGCCGCCCAGACGGCCAAACAGGTCATCTTCCAGCGGGTGCGCGAGGCGGAGCGCGCGGTCATCTTCGACGAGTTCAAGGACAAGGTCGGCCAGGTGATAACCGGCACGGTCATGCGCAGGGAAAAGGGCGCCTACTACATCAACGTGGGCAAGACGGACGCCGTCCTGCCCTTCAGGGAGACCCTGCCCGGGGAGTCCCCGAAGCGCGGGGACATCATGAAGGCCTACATCGAGGAGATCCGCGACACCTCCAAGGGCCCCCTGATTGTCGTCTCGCGGACCGACCCGCGTTTCGTGGCCGAGCTTTTCAAGATGGAGGTGCCGGAGATAAACGAGGGCCTGGTGGCCATCAAGGACGTGGTCCGCGAGCCCGGGGAGAGGACCAAGATAGTGGTGTACTCCACCAGCCGGTCCATCGACCCCGTGGGGGCCTGCGTGGGGATGAAGGGCACCCGGGTGCAGGCCATCGTCCGGGAGCTCCGGGGAGAGCGCATAGACATTATCCCCTGGACCGACGACCTCCGGATGTTCATCGCCAGGGCGCTCAGTCCCGCCACCATCGAGCGGGTGGGCATCGTCGAGGAGGAGAAGCAGGCCATGGTGGTGGTCAGCGACCAGCAGTTGAGCATCGCCATCGGCAAGAAAGGCCAGAACGTCCGCCTCGCCATGAAGCTTACCGGCTGGGACATAGACATCATGAGCGAGAGCGAGTACTCGAAGATAAAGATGGAGGAGGCCGACAGGGCTTTCGAGGGCGGAGGCGCGGAGGGCGCCGGGGAGCAGGAGGAAGCCGCCGCCGACGAGGAGGAGGCAGCCTCGGAGACCGGGCCGGAGGAGGCCCCGGAGCAGGAGGAGCCGGCCTCGGAGACCGGGCCGGAGGAAGCCCCGGAGCAGGAGGAGCAGCAGTAGCGCCGCGCCATCCGCCGAGCCCCAGCCAGTGAACGAGCCGGGCATCCGCATCCAGTACCTGAGGGGGGTGGGCCCCCGGAAGGCCGCCCTCCTTGAGCGTCTGGGCATCCGGAGCATCCGGGATGCCCTTCAGTACCTGCCCTTCCGCTACGAGGACCGGGGCGTCCTCAGAAAGATACGGGACCTGAGGGCCGGGGAGCTTCAGTCAGTAGAGGGCCGCGTCGTTTCGGCGGAGCTCATCGAGCGCGGCCGGAGGGGAAGCCTCTTTCGCGGGGTGAGGGGGGGCGGGCTTTCCATCCTGGAGGTCTCCGTCTCCGACGCCACGGGCGCCGTCAAGGCCAAGTGGTTCAATCAGCCCTACCTGAAGAAGCGTTTTCCCCGGGGGGCCCGCGTCGTTTTGTCCGGCACGCCCAGGACGTCCCGTTATGGTTCCTCCCTGGAGATGGAAAACCCCGACTACGAGCATCTCTCCGGGGACGGCTCGCCCCTCGTGCACGCCGCCCGGGTGGTGCCGGTCTATCGCGTCACCGAGGGGCTGAGCGCGCGGCAGCTCCGGAGCATCGTCTTTCAGGCCCTGGAAGGGCACCTCCGGGACGTCGCCGACCCCCTGCCCGAGGACGTCCGCCTGAGGCAGGGCCTCCCCCCGCTTGCCGAGAGCCTGAGGAACATCCATTTCCCCCCGCCGGGCACCGGCATCGGGGAACTGAACGCCTGGCGCACCCCCTGGCAGAGGCGCATGGCCTTCGAGGAGCTTTTCCTCTTCGAGGCGGGCCTTGCCGTCATGAGGCGGGAGCTTACGAGGGAGCGGGGCCTGGCCTTCCGCTCCGACGGCGGGCTCCGGGAGAGGCTCCTTCGCTCCCTGCCCTTCGCCCTCACCCCCGCCCAGAGGCGGGTGAGCGGGGAGATTTCGGCCGACATGGAGAGCCCCCACCCCATGCACAGGCTCCTTCAGGGGGACGTGGGCTCGGGCAAGACGGTGGTGGCCCTGCTGGCGCTGCTCCGGGCCGTGGAGTGCGGCTATCAGGCCGCTCTCATGGCCCCCACGGAGATACTGGCCGAGCAGCACTACCTGACCCTCAAGCGGTTGGCC is a window from the Nitrospirota bacterium genome containing:
- a CDS encoding aldo/keto reductase — encoded protein: MRPLGKTGREVGILGLGGEGVLRTYGYEPEARELIARALDMGITYMESARAYLGSESYYGKALGERRSEVFLASKSHAREAKEAREHLETTLGSMRTDYLDLWQLHDMRSMEEVDRVLAPGGALEAFAEARRQGLVRFVGVTGHHDPAVVLACLKGFDFDTVLIPVNPAEHAYRSFLADVLPFARRSNVGVIGMKVYLRGLVSGLPWFESMEPFMRYALSQPVSTVVVGCDDTAQLVENVRFAERFEPMTDEEASSFEQEVGSYARELMYYKPQGTP
- the rimP gene encoding ribosome maturation factor RimP yields the protein MQKKLFELAEEVALTLGVEVEDVELLGKGTRRLLRVTLDRPGGITIDDCEVFSRDYGALLDVEDPIEGHYTLEVSSPGLDRPLRTRGHYDKSVGKLVRVVTREKVDGETLLIGRLKDVLADRIVLALPGGDREVHFDNIKKARLEVEL
- the nusA gene encoding transcription termination factor NusA, producing MSKEIIQVIDQISREKGVSRDVLLGAIESALLSAARKRYGGRENIHIRLDEETFGMHLYETKTVTDEVEDPDTEVSVQDAAKLDPQAGVGDTVEVPLDVKDFGRIAAQTAKQVIFQRVREAERAVIFDEFKDKVGQVITGTVMRREKGAYYINVGKTDAVLPFRETLPGESPKRGDIMKAYIEEIRDTSKGPLIVVSRTDPRFVAELFKMEVPEINEGLVAIKDVVREPGERTKIVVYSTSRSIDPVGACVGMKGTRVQAIVRELRGERIDIIPWTDDLRMFIARALSPATIERVGIVEEEKQAMVVVSDQQLSIAIGKKGQNVRLAMKLTGWDIDIMSESEYSKIKMEEADRAFEGGGAEGAGEQEEAAADEEEAASETGPEEAPEQEEPASETGPEEAPEQEEQQ
- the recG gene encoding ATP-dependent DNA helicase RecG, yielding MNEPGIRIQYLRGVGPRKAALLERLGIRSIRDALQYLPFRYEDRGVLRKIRDLRAGELQSVEGRVVSAELIERGRRGSLFRGVRGGGLSILEVSVSDATGAVKAKWFNQPYLKKRFPRGARVVLSGTPRTSRYGSSLEMENPDYEHLSGDGSPLVHAARVVPVYRVTEGLSARQLRSIVFQALEGHLRDVADPLPEDVRLRQGLPPLAESLRNIHFPPPGTGIGELNAWRTPWQRRMAFEELFLFEAGLAVMRRELTRERGLAFRSDGGLRERLLRSLPFALTPAQRRVSGEISADMESPHPMHRLLQGDVGSGKTVVALLALLRAVECGYQAALMAPTEILAEQHYLTLKRLAGGLPVRIVLLTGGTAERPLTAIASGEADLVVGTHAVLEEKVVFGKLGLVVIDEQHRFGVRQRAVMRLKGERPDVLIMTATPIPRTLSLTLYGDLDYSVIDELPPGRTPVATELCPEAGKARLFEAIGEEVRRGGQAYVVYPVIEESEKTDLRSAEVGYEGLLGKFPAMRVALIHGRLPAAEKEEVMGRFKAGEIDILVTTTVIEVGVDVPNASLMVIVHAERFGLAQLHQLRGRVGRGRRASRCILLHYGALSEAARRRLEAMRRSTDGFALAQEDLAIRGPGEFLGTRQSGVPELRVADLLRDGPLVEPARREAFALVARDPELDASPLLREALQRFWRGKMELFKTG